The proteins below are encoded in one region of Silene latifolia isolate original U9 population chromosome 2, ASM4854445v1, whole genome shotgun sequence:
- the LOC141632684 gene encoding CBL-interacting serine/threonine-protein kinase 4-like, translating into MAAAAASAADDATAIQPPPPPPDPTSPKTVLGRYQLGRVLGRGSFAKVYYARSLSDHKSVAIKVIDKLKTNPSIHPKIIGEVAAMRRLDHPNILRIHEVMATKHKIYLVMELAKGGDLFAKLTRRPDHRFPEPLARRYFHQLVSALNYCHRNGVAHRDVKPQNLLLDDQANIKIADFGLSAIVQTPLNDSVHLLKTACGTPAFAAPEIVGRAGYDGSKADVWSCGVILFVLLSGYLPFDDGNLVVMYRRMCKKEYRFPSWVSKSARGLITRLLDPNPNTRLSIEGIMEDSWLKNQGMVYPRSVSLGDMASLEENKTSSMASTSTSMNAFEIISMSSGLDLSGFFGSGGDYFKGKREKRFTSRESKGVVVDKVAETGLKLGYEVERRGEKGFGSVWLGKGRLVLSVAVIEVADEVVLVEVRVVDGGGVGWDQEELHWGELKIGLADIVVSWHDE; encoded by the coding sequence ATGGCGGCGGCAGCTGCTTCCGCCGCTGATGATGCAACAGCaatacaaccaccaccaccaccacccgaccCCACCTCCCCTAAAACCGTGTTAGGCCGATACCAACTCGGCCGCGTATTAGGTCGGGGCAGCTTTGCCAAAGTCTACTACGCCCGCTCCCTCTCCGACCACAAATCAGTCGCAATTAAAGTCATCGACAAGCTCAAAACAAACCCTTCTATCCACCCAAAGATCATCGGCGAAGTCGCCGCTATGCGGCGCCTTGATCACCCCAACATTCTCCGTATTCACGAGGTTATGGCTACGAAACACAAGATTTATTTAGTTATGGAACTCGCTAAAGGCGGAGATTTATTCGCTAAATTAACTCGCCGCCCTGATCACCGCTTTCCGGAGCCACTCGCGCGGCGATACTTTCATCAGCTTGTTTCCGCCTTAAATTACTGTCATCGCAATGGGGTGGCCCACCGCGATGTCAAACCCCAGAATTTATTACTTGATGATCAAGCTAACATTAAGATAGCTGATTTCGGCCTTTCCGCTATTGTTCAAACCCCCTTGAATGATTCCGTTCATTTGTTGAAAACAGCGTGTGGGACCCCCGCGTTTGCGGCTCCCGAGATTGTCGGCCGCGCTGGGTATGATGGTAGTAAGGCTGACGTGTGGTCTTGTGGGGTTATATTGTTTGTTCTTTTGTCGGGTTATTTACCGTTTGATGACGGTAATTTGGTGGTTATGTATAGGAGGATGTGTAAGAAGGAATATAGGTTTCCGTCGTGGGTTTCGAAATCCGCTCGAGGATTGATTACCCGGTTATTGGATCCTAACCCGAATACCCGGTTGAGTATTGAAGGGATTATGGAAGATTCTTGGCTTAAGAATCAAGGGATGGTGTACCCTAGAAGTGTGTCCTTAGGTGATATGGCATCTTTGGAGGAAAACAAGACTTCGTCAATGGCGAGTACGAGTACGAGTATGAATGCGTTTGAGATTATATCCATGTCGTCCGGGTTGGATTTATCAGGGTTTTTTGGGAGTGGGGGTGATTATTTTAAGGGGAAGAGGGAAAAGCGGTTTACGTCGAGGGAGTCCAAGGGGGTGGTGGTGGATAAGGTGGCGGAGACAGGATTGAAGTTAGGGTACGAGGTAGAGAGAAGAGGAGAAAAAGGGTTTGGGTCTGTTTGGTTGGGTAAAGGGAGGTTAGTTTTGTCGGTGGCGGTGATTGAGGTGGCAGATGAGGTGGTTTTGGTAGAGGTTAGGGTGGTTGATGGTGGCGGTGTTGGGTGGGACCAGGAAGAGCTTCATTGGGGAGAGCTCAAAATTGGGCTTGCTGATATTGTCGTATCATggcatgatgaatga